The following are encoded in a window of Balaenoptera ricei isolate mBalRic1 chromosome 1, mBalRic1.hap2, whole genome shotgun sequence genomic DNA:
- the TSHB gene encoding thyrotropin subunit beta, translated as MTAIFLMSMLFGLACGQAMAFCIPTEYMMHVERKECAYCLTINTTICAGYCMTRDFNGKLFLPKYALSQDVCTYRDFMYKTVEIPGCPRHVTPYFSYPVAISCKCGKCNTDYSDCIHEAIKTNYCTKPQKSYVVGFSI; from the exons ATGACTGCTATCTTCCTGATGTCCATGCTTTTTGGCCTTGCATGTGGGCAAGCAATGGCTTTTTGTATTCCAACTGAGTATATGATGCATGTCGAAAGGAAAGAGTGTGCTTACTGCCTAACCATCAACACCACCATCTGTGCTGGATATTGTATGACACGG GACTTCAATGGCAAGCTGTTTCTTCCCAAATATGCTCTGTCCCAGGATGTTTGTACATATAGAGACTTCATGTACAAGACTGTAGAAATACCAGGATGCCCACGCCATGTTACTCCTTATTTCTCCTACCCTGTAGCTATAAGCTGTAAGTGTGGCAAGTGTAATACTGACTATAGTGATTGTATACATGAGGCCATCAAAACAAACTACTGTACCAAACCTCAGAAGTCCTATGTGGTGGGATTTTCTATCTAA